One stretch of Leadbetterella byssophila DSM 17132 DNA includes these proteins:
- a CDS encoding DinB family protein: MKVNELPYQPEFFDRYINGIPSDLNLLVSLEDFCPTKIFDLDKLEELGDAVYAPGKWIGKEILQHCIDTERIMAYRALCFSRKEKASLPGFDENIYAANSLAHQRSYSDLMEEFECVRKSTIYLFRSFSEETLLQEGIANGKNILVGALGFVIIGHALHHQWILEERYYPLLSGKA; this comes from the coding sequence ATGAAAGTAAATGAACTTCCCTACCAACCCGAATTCTTTGATCGCTACATCAATGGAATTCCTTCTGATTTAAATTTATTAGTTAGTCTGGAAGATTTCTGTCCTACTAAGATCTTTGATCTGGATAAATTAGAAGAATTAGGAGATGCGGTATATGCACCCGGTAAATGGATAGGGAAAGAGATTTTACAGCATTGCATTGATACGGAAAGAATCATGGCTTACCGAGCTTTGTGTTTTAGCAGAAAGGAGAAGGCATCTTTACCGGGCTTTGATGAAAATATTTACGCTGCAAATTCTTTAGCCCACCAGAGATCTTACTCGGATCTTATGGAGGAATTTGAGTGTGTAAGGAAATCCACGATCTATCTCTTCCGCTCCTTCAGCGAAGAAACGCTACTGCAAGAAGGAATAGCAAATGGGAAGAATATTCTGGTAGGTGCTTTGGGATTTGTGATCATTGGACATGCTCTCCATCATCAGTGGATTTTGGAAGAGAGATACTATCCATTATTATCTGGTAAGGCTTAA
- a CDS encoding serine hydrolase domain-containing protein: MRTYALISKGKLIEKEGSFVNRYRLASLSKQFTAAGIIKWDIDVDISKFFDGFPSGITIRDCILHTSGLPDYEDFWTSTEQIVDKGVVEILKDHASERFFLSGQGFRYNNGGYCVLREIMEQQGGFESYMQEHIFSPLGISGARFYRVGVQIENRVLGRAKEGEKIVERDQSPTSATQGDGGLYMNMEEYLRWLFSVQPSPIQTPAEGGLSYSLGWFVTPEGHLLHTGSSCGFSHAVRMDLKEMDGFVYFSALSDDHQGAVELEKKFDQWIPYTALALSLTR; encoded by the coding sequence ATGAGAACCTACGCTTTGATTTCTAAAGGAAAGCTGATCGAGAAAGAGGGCTCATTTGTAAATCGCTACCGACTTGCATCTTTAAGTAAGCAGTTTACCGCCGCCGGAATAATCAAATGGGATATAGATGTAGATATTTCAAAATTCTTTGATGGATTTCCTTCAGGGATTACCATTAGAGACTGTATACTGCATACCTCCGGATTGCCAGATTATGAAGATTTCTGGACTTCAACGGAACAGATAGTAGATAAAGGAGTAGTGGAGATCTTGAAAGACCATGCTTCGGAGCGGTTCTTTTTATCCGGACAAGGGTTTCGTTATAACAATGGAGGTTATTGCGTCTTGAGGGAGATTATGGAGCAGCAGGGAGGTTTTGAAAGCTATATGCAGGAGCATATCTTTTCGCCCTTAGGAATAAGTGGTGCCCGTTTTTACCGTGTCGGCGTGCAGATTGAAAATCGTGTTTTGGGCCGTGCAAAGGAAGGTGAAAAGATAGTAGAAAGGGATCAGTCGCCCACTTCTGCCACTCAGGGTGATGGTGGATTGTATATGAATATGGAGGAATATCTTCGATGGCTATTTTCAGTACAGCCTTCTCCCATTCAAACACCCGCAGAAGGAGGCTTATCTTACTCTTTAGGATGGTTTGTTACTCCAGAGGGGCATTTGCTGCATACAGGCTCAAGCTGTGGTTTTAGCCACGCTGTTCGTATGGATTTAAAGGAAATGGATGGCTTTGTCTATTTTTCTGCTCTGTCAGATGATCATCAAGGGGCAGTTGAATTAGAGAAGAAGTTCGACCAGTGGATACCCTATACCGCATTGGCATTAAGCCTTACCAGATAA
- a CDS encoding sulfite exporter TauE/SafE family protein yields MEELLQSPSAWALYFLCAMLIGMSKTGIMNIGTLTVPIFAWIFGAKYSTGIVLILLCFADTIAVIYYRKAFLWSEVKKLLPMALLGLGIGLISGNYVNDKVFKVMISVCLLLGVVIMVLTERSDRFRQTVEHPWYSPLFGLIMGFSTMVGNAAGPALSVYMLSKKLDKVTFTATSAWFIMILNFTKIPLQALVWKNLTWEGIWLNIMGLPFILLGGFLGIKLLKILPEKEYRQLILALVVISSLFLMLR; encoded by the coding sequence ATGGAGGAGTTGTTACAGTCTCCTTCTGCATGGGCATTGTATTTCCTTTGTGCCATGCTAATAGGCATGTCAAAAACCGGAATAATGAATATAGGGACTCTGACTGTCCCCATTTTCGCTTGGATATTCGGAGCTAAATATTCTACCGGTATAGTACTAATACTGCTGTGCTTTGCGGATACAATTGCAGTAATTTATTATCGAAAAGCCTTTTTGTGGTCGGAAGTCAAAAAACTATTACCTATGGCTTTATTAGGCTTAGGGATAGGTTTGATATCCGGCAATTACGTAAACGATAAGGTATTCAAGGTCATGATCAGCGTATGTTTGCTTCTAGGAGTTGTCATTATGGTGCTGACTGAAAGAAGTGATAGATTTCGTCAGACCGTGGAACATCCCTGGTATTCACCCTTATTTGGTTTGATCATGGGATTTTCAACCATGGTAGGAAATGCTGCAGGACCGGCATTGTCCGTATATATGTTATCTAAAAAACTGGATAAGGTTACCTTCACGGCAACTTCTGCCTGGTTCATTATGATTCTAAACTTTACTAAGATCCCCCTTCAAGCTCTGGTTTGGAAGAACCTAACCTGGGAGGGGATTTGGCTGAATATCATGGGATTACCTTTTATCCTATTGGGTGGTTTTTTAGGGATTAAACTTTTGAAGATCCTACCAGAAAAAGAATACAGGCAATTAATTCTAGCCCTAGTGGTGATATCTTCCTTATTCCTGATGTTGAGATGA